GTAAGGCCCAGTTGCCGGTGTGTTTTGTTGCTCGGCGGATAAGTATTGAATGTAACTGAAAGCGGTTCAGCTTTAAGTCCATCAAGCGCATGACCGTTAACACTAGATGTCGCCGCGCTTTTCCGCGGTGACTTTTTCTTTACTGTCTTTTTTCCTGTTTCGCTTGCCATTAGAATAAGTATGTGAATTTGAAATTCTATCTCGTCTTCACGCCGAAGAATTTATATACATTGAAAGCAGTTATTGACCCCTGATAAGACGCCAGTCACCTTTCATTCGCATCACCGCAAATTGCATGCGAAAGATGCATCAATTCTGTGCGATTGTTTCAGCACGAACACCAAGCCTCATTTCGGCATACAGCCAGGCTTGTAAATTTAAGCGCATCGCATTTTTAACCAGCGGGGTAACCGGGCCCTTCTTCACTTCAGCGACACGATTCGAGGGCGCTGCATGCACACGTTATCCGGGGCCACACGGCCGGGCCAAAATTTCATTCAGCATATTAATTTATGAAATCTGCCTTTTAAAATTTGGCTCTTATGTAAGAACTTCTTGAGTAACTTGTGAAGTTATTGCCGGTTGAAATCGCTTTTTTCATTATTTTAACAAAAAGCACAGATTGAAGAGGTCTAGCCCAGATTAGATCCCTCCCCTTCCGGGCTCTCACAAAATTTTGACAATCTGGCAGGCTACAAAACAGCCCAATCGAAACAGGATCGCCCGTGAAAGGTTTTGTATTTTCTTTGGATAGACAAAGGCTGTAACACTCTTGGTAAGGCACGCACTAAATCCCTAAAGCATGCAAGTCCAACCTAAAGATACTTCAGGTGACATAGATCTGGATGCCCTTTTAAAAGGAGATGCCGTTGCATTTGAGCGGCTTGTCCAAAAAGAAAGTCCCAGGCTCTTTCGTATGATCATGCGCATAGTGCAGGATGAAGACGAAGCACGGAGTGTCATGCAGGAAACGTACCTCCAGGCCTATAAAAGGTTGGATACGTTCCGGCGTGAATCCAAGTTTTCTACCTGGTTATATGCCATTGGCCTCAATTTAGCGCGCGCTTCATTGCGTAAAATGAAGCGTTTTGACGCATTAGAAGAGGACAAGATGGATCGATTGCAACCCAGTTTTACGGGAGGCATG
This region of Bacteroidota bacterium genomic DNA includes:
- a CDS encoding sigma-70 family RNA polymerase sigma factor, translating into MQVQPKDTSGDIDLDALLKGDAVAFERLVQKESPRLFRMIMRIVQDEDEARSVMQETYLQAYKRLDTFRRESKFSTWLYAIGLNLARASLRKMKRFDALEEDKMDRLQPSFTGGMFSESPEVWNPQKMAERAERKQLVHDAIKELPVDYRTVLTLRDIEELSTTEVAQTLDISEGAVRVRLHRARQALRGILDRYFR